The following nucleotide sequence is from Devosia salina.
TTTGGGCGCGATCAGCCCTCGCCTCAGGCCTCTTCGCTATTGGCCAGCATCCGCGCAATGAAGTCGCGGACTTCCTCGACGGCCATGCCGAGGTCGTCGATCTTTTCAGCCTTGAGCGGACGGCCGGCCTGCAGGTCCTTTTCCAGCGCCGCAGCGAGATCGGAGACACCCCAGGCGCCCACGCCCGCCGACGCGCCCTTGATGGAATGGAGGTTGATGGCCAGGTCGTCGAACGCCGTCGCCAGCTTCAGCCGGCCGAAATAGGTGGAAAGCGTCGTGTCGAACAGGCGCAGGATTTCGAGCTCGAGATTCTCGTCGCCCAGGCACTGCTTGGCCAGATGCACCAGGTCCACCGGCCGCATGGGCCGCTTCTGGATTTCGGGAAGCGCGGCTTCGACAACTGCTCTCTGCGCCATTCTGGCTGCTCCTGGCTCGACCAGGAACCGGAAAACGCCGGTCCCTGTGCACAAGCCTAAAGCGGAGGGCGTGAACAGGGGATTAAGCCACATCTTTGCCTTTGTTTGCCCGTCCATTCGTTAACGTTTCCCACCCAAAAATTAACCTTTGGGTAAGAAACCGTTCGGTTTGCATAAAATTGAATGTATGAATGAGCTTTGAACCAGCGCGCGGCGGCGAGGGTTGGGGGGACAATGCAGAGCATTTGCATCGAATTGTCCTGGTTTGGCGACCGGCCCGGAAAGGGCCCATGCGCCATGACTGCTCGTAATGTCCGCCGAGTTGCTGCAGTGCCGACGCGAGAGTTGTAAAGAGTATGGCGAAAAACCCGACCCCCCAGAACGATCCGGCCGCCCTGGCCTTCTCGGCTGTCGAGGATGCCCTCAAGGATTCCGTGTTCAATCTGGACCCGCCGGCCCAGCCCGCCCAGGAAAAGAAGCAGGACAAGAAGCCCGATCCGGCCCGCTCCGAGCGCCTCCGCGCCGCTGACCGTATCGCCCAGCAGGCCAGCGCCGTGGCCAATGACGACCGCGTCTCGACCTCCAAGCTTCTTTATAGCCTGCAGGGCCGCTCCTCGGCCGCACCCACCTGGCTGGCCCTCCTGCTCTCCCTCGTCTGGATCGCGGCGGTGGGCACCGTCGCCTGGCTGCGCTTCGGCCCGCAAATGGCCGATTTCGGCGCTTTCATGGGCTCGATCGAATTCGTGGCGACCCT
It contains:
- a CDS encoding Hpt domain-containing protein, which translates into the protein MAQRAVVEAALPEIQKRPMRPVDLVHLAKQCLGDENLELEILRLFDTTLSTYFGRLKLATAFDDLAINLHSIKGASAGVGAWGVSDLAAALEKDLQAGRPLKAEKIDDLGMAVEEVRDFIARMLANSEEA